In Erwinia pyrifoliae DSM 12163, the genomic window CGGTTCTGCACTGAAAGCGCTGCAGGGTGAAGCAGAGTGGGAAGCTAAGATCATCGAACTGGCTGGTCACCTGGACAACTACATCCCGGAACCCGAGCGCGCAATTGACAAGCCNTTCCTGCTGCCAATCGAAGACGTATTCTCCATCTCTGGCCGTGGTACCGTTGTTACCGGTCGTGTAGAGCGCGGNATCGTTAAAGTCGGTGAAGAAGTTGAGATCGTTGGTATCAAAGATACCGTNAAATCAACCTGTACCGGNGTTGAAATGTTCCGTAAGCTGCTGGACGAAGGCCGTGCGGGTGAGAACTGTGGTATCCTGCTGCGCGGTATCAAGCGCGAAGATATCCAGCGTGGTCAGGTTCTGGCTAAGCCAGGCACCATCAAGCCCCACACCAAGTTCGAGTCAGAAGTTTATATTCTGTCTAAAGANGAAGGCGGCCGTCATACTCCGTTCTTCAAAGGCTACCGTCCACAGTTCTACTTCCGTACCACTGACGTGACCGGTACTATCGAACTGCCAGAAGGCGTTGAGATGGTGATGCCAGGNGACAACATCCAGATGGTTGTTACTTTGATCCACCCAATCGCGATGGACGACGGTCTGCGTTTTGCCATCCGTGAAGGTGGTCGTACCGTTGGTGCNGGTGTTGTTGCTAAAGTTATCGCTTAATCGCTGATAATATTTGACGCAATGCACACCAAAAGGGCATCATTTGATGCCCTTTTTGCACGCTGTAACATAGAACCTGACTCATCAGTGATTTTTGCGACCATAATCATTGCTGAGGCAGGCTCTGTAGCACGGCGTAAAGCCAATAGTTTTCAAGCTACGGCTTGAAATTAAAGGATATGCCGAGTTAAGCCTAACAGCATCATTCGGTTCGGTTGCCTCGTTTTACGAGGCAAAAGTGTTTCTGATTTATTGTGGCAGGTTGGTTTATGAGTGCTAATACACAAGCTCAAGGAAACGGGCGCGGCCTGGAAGTGTTGAAGTGGTTAGGTGTTGTGGTGCTTCTGGTGGCCGCTGTCGCCGGCAACTCCTGGTATCGCGATGTCACATTACCGCTGCGTGCACTGGCTGTCGTCGTCCTGATGGCAGCAGCAGCTGGCCTTGCCCTGTTGACCGTCAAGGGTAAAGCAACGTTGGCTTTCGCCCGCGAAGCACGCACTGAAGTGCGTAAAGTCGTCTGGCCTACTCGTCAGGAAACGTTGCACACCACGTTAATCGTTGCTGCGGTGACTGCCGTGATGTCACTGATTTTGTGGGGACTGGATGGTATTCTGGTTCGCCTCGTATCGTTTATCACTGGCCTGAGGTTCTGAGATGTCTGAAGCTCCAAAAAAGCGCTGGTACGTCGTTCAGGCGTTTTCCGGTTTTGAAGGCCGCGTAGCACAATCGCTGCGCGAGCATATCAAGTTACATAACATGGAAGAGCTGTTTGGCGACGTCATGGTTCCCACCGAAGAGGTGGTTGAGATCCGTGGTGGCCAGCGCCGCAAAAGCGAGCGTAAGTTCTTCCCCGGATACGTGCTGGTTCAGATGGTGATGAACGATGCCAGCTGGCACCTGGTGCGCAGCGTGCCACGCGTGATGGGCTTTATCGGTGGTACTTCCGATCGGCCGGCACCGATTAGCGACAAAGAAGTTGACGCTATCATGAACCGCCTGCAGCAGGTTGGTGATAAGCCGCGCCCTAAAACTCTGTTTGAGCCAGGAGAAATGGTGCGCGTTAACGACGGTCCGTTTGCTGACTTTAACGGCGTGGTGGAAGAAGTCGACTACGAGAAAAGCCGCCTGAAAGTGTCTGTTTCCATCTTTGGCCGTGCAACACCGGTTGAGTTGGACTTCGGTCAGGTGGAAAAGGGCTAATGGCTCTGACGGCTAAACGGTCAGTGGCATAAAAATAACCAACTGCCCGTCATCAGGTGGTTGCGAGAGGCGCGAAATTGCACTACAATTTCGCGCCTTTTGTTTTTATGCGCTGTGACAGCGTGTGAATATTAATCACGGGGAGCTCCTCCAGGAGCGTTATCACCCAATAGAGGAATTATCATGGCTAAGAAAGTACAAGCCTACGTTAAGTTGCAGGTTGCAGCTGGTATGGCAAACCCAAGTCCTCCGGTAGGTCCGGCTCTGGGTCAGCAAGGCGTTAACATCATGGAATTCTGTAAAGCGTTCAACGCCAAAACAGAATCCCTTGAGAAAGGTCTGCCGACTCCTGTCGTCATCACCGTTTACTCTGACCGTTCTTTCACCTTCGTTACCAAGACCCCTCCTGCAGCAGTACTGCTGAAGAAAGCGGCTGGTATCAAGTCTGGTTCTGGCAAGCCGAACAAAGACAAAGTAGGTAAAATATCGCGTGCTCAGGTACGTGAAATCGCAGAAACCAAAGCTGCGGACATGACTGGTGCTGACATTGAAGCGATGACTCGCTCAATTGAAGGTACTGCTCGTTCCATGGGCCTGGTAGTAGAGGACTAAGAAATGGCTAAGCTGACCAAGCGCATGCGCGTGATCCGTGACAAAGTTGATGCAACTAAACAGTATGACATCAACGAAGCTGTTGCTCTGCTGAAGGAACTGGCTACTGCCAAGTTCGTTGAAAGCGTTGACGTAGCGGTAAACCTCGGAATTGATGCCCGTAAATCTGACCAGAACGTACGCGGTGCAACCGTACTGCCACACGGTACTGGCCGTTCTGTTCGCGTTGCCGTATTTGCCCAGGGCGCAAACGCTGAAGCTGCTAAAGCAGCCGGCGCTGAACTGGTAGGTATGGAAGATCTGGCAGACCAGATCAAAAAAGGCGAAATGAACTTCGACGTTGTGATTGCATCTCCAGATGCAATGCGCGTTGTTGGCCAGCTGGGCCAGGTTCTTGGCCCACGCGGTCTGATGCCAAACCCGAAAGTCGGTACCGTAACACCTAACGTTGCTGAAGCAGTGAAAAATGCTAAAGCCGGTCAGGTTCGTTACCGTAACGACAAAAACGGCATCATCCATACCACTATCGGTAAGGTTGATTTCGACACAGATAAACTGAAAGAGAACCTGGAATCCCTGCTGGTTGCGCTGAAAAAAGCGAAACCATCACAGGCGAAAGGCGTTTTCATCAAGAAAGTGAGCATCTCCACCACTATGGGTGCAGGTGTTGCAGTCGATCAGGCTGGCC contains:
- the tuf gene encoding elongation factor Tu, whose protein sequence is MSKEKFERSKPHVNVGTIGHVDHGKTTLTAAITTVLAKTYGGAARAFDQXDNAPEEKARGITINTSHVEYDTQSRHYAHVDCPGHADYVKNMITGAAQMDGAILVVAATDGPMPQTREHILLGRQVGVPFIIVFLNKCDMVDDEELLELVEMEVRDLLTQYDFPGDDTPIVRGSALKALQGEAEWEAKIIELAGHLDNYIPEPERAIDKPFLLPIEDVFSISGRGTVVTGRVERGIVKVGEEVEIVGIKDTVKSTCTGVEMFRKLLDEGRAGENCGILLRGIKREDIQRGQVLAKPGTIKPHTKFESEVYILSKXEGGRHTPFFKGYRPQFYFRTTDVTGTIELPEGVEMVMPGDNIQMVVTLIHPIAMDDGLRFAIREGGRTVGAGVVAKVIA
- the secE gene encoding preprotein translocase subunit SecE; protein product: MSANTQAQGNGRGLEVLKWLGVVVLLVAAVAGNSWYRDVTLPLRALAVVVLMAAAAGLALLTVKGKATLAFAREARTEVRKVVWPTRQETLHTTLIVAAVTAVMSLILWGLDGILVRLVSFITGLRF
- the nusG gene encoding transcription termination/antitermination protein NusG; translation: MSEAPKKRWYVVQAFSGFEGRVAQSLREHIKLHNMEELFGDVMVPTEEVVEIRGGQRRKSERKFFPGYVLVQMVMNDASWHLVRSVPRVMGFIGGTSDRPAPISDKEVDAIMNRLQQVGDKPRPKTLFEPGEMVRVNDGPFADFNGVVEEVDYEKSRLKVSVSIFGRATPVELDFGQVEKG
- the rplK gene encoding 50S ribosomal protein L11; this translates as MAKKVQAYVKLQVAAGMANPSPPVGPALGQQGVNIMEFCKAFNAKTESLEKGLPTPVVITVYSDRSFTFVTKTPPAAVLLKKAAGIKSGSGKPNKDKVGKISRAQVREIAETKAADMTGADIEAMTRSIEGTARSMGLVVED
- the rplA gene encoding 50S ribosomal protein L1, translating into MAKLTKRMRVIRDKVDATKQYDINEAVALLKELATAKFVESVDVAVNLGIDARKSDQNVRGATVLPHGTGRSVRVAVFAQGANAEAAKAAGAELVGMEDLADQIKKGEMNFDVVIASPDAMRVVGQLGQVLGPRGLMPNPKVGTVTPNVAEAVKNAKAGQVRYRNDKNGIIHTTIGKVDFDTDKLKENLESLLVALKKAKPSQAKGVFIKKVSISTTMGAGVAVDQAGLNASAA